A portion of the Pseudarthrobacter defluvii genome contains these proteins:
- a CDS encoding alpha/beta hydrolase family protein — MTAPTRDSGGMSPGAKWAISGAIAGGSVASLLGAGSSALAVYFARRVITPARQRTADKEVLAVIRDGQKQQVILAADDDTTVDGVYGFFFDGGKGHARIGRIISYSPAERTVLREVEAVYSGDLSTARWGWWSGATYPDPGAVGIPAEDVLIPVERGEAPAWLVRAKGKARTWAIMVHGRGATRQEALRAVGPALELGLTSLLVSYRNDGLAPSADDGRYGLGSTEWQDIEAAIDYALAYGAEEVVLFGWSMGGAICLQTADLSRYRHLIRAMVLDAPVIDWVTVLAHHAQLNRIPSLVGRYGQLMLGHPLGRRLTGLSAPVDLKVMDWVSRAVELRTPTLIIHSVDDEYVPYGPSALLAERNPEMVTFETFNHARHTKEWNVDPERWERLVKAWLRQQLAPRLNPGSRPGPGSAAQHTAMGA, encoded by the coding sequence ATGACTGCACCCACCCGGGACTCCGGCGGGATGTCGCCCGGGGCGAAGTGGGCCATCAGCGGAGCGATTGCCGGCGGCTCGGTGGCGAGCCTGCTGGGAGCAGGGTCCTCTGCGCTCGCCGTCTACTTTGCCCGCCGCGTGATCACGCCGGCCCGGCAACGTACCGCGGACAAGGAAGTGCTGGCCGTGATCCGGGACGGGCAAAAGCAGCAGGTGATCCTGGCTGCGGACGATGACACCACAGTGGATGGGGTCTACGGGTTCTTTTTCGACGGCGGCAAGGGCCATGCACGCATCGGCCGCATCATTTCCTACTCACCGGCGGAACGGACGGTCCTGCGCGAGGTCGAAGCCGTCTACAGCGGGGACCTGTCGACGGCTCGCTGGGGGTGGTGGAGCGGTGCTACCTACCCGGACCCGGGCGCCGTCGGGATTCCTGCCGAAGACGTGCTGATTCCGGTCGAGCGGGGCGAGGCGCCGGCCTGGCTGGTGCGCGCAAAGGGAAAGGCCCGCACCTGGGCCATCATGGTGCACGGCCGCGGCGCCACCCGGCAGGAAGCCCTCCGGGCGGTGGGCCCGGCCCTGGAACTGGGACTGACCAGCCTGCTGGTGTCCTACCGGAACGACGGACTGGCGCCCTCGGCCGACGACGGACGGTACGGGCTGGGCTCCACGGAGTGGCAGGACATCGAAGCAGCCATCGACTACGCGCTGGCTTACGGCGCCGAGGAAGTAGTCCTGTTCGGCTGGTCCATGGGAGGAGCCATCTGCCTGCAGACCGCAGACCTCTCCCGCTACCGGCACCTGATCCGGGCCATGGTGCTCGACGCCCCGGTCATCGACTGGGTCACGGTCCTGGCCCACCACGCGCAGCTGAACCGGATCCCTTCCCTGGTGGGCAGGTACGGGCAGCTGATGCTGGGCCATCCACTGGGACGCAGGCTCACCGGCCTGTCCGCCCCGGTGGACCTCAAAGTCATGGACTGGGTGTCCCGGGCCGTCGAGCTGCGGACGCCCACCCTCATCATCCACAGCGTTGACGACGAGTACGTACCCTACGGACCCTCCGCCCTGTTGGCTGAACGGAACCCGGAGATGGTGACATTCGAAACGTTCAACCACGCACGGCACACCAAGGAATGGAACGTGGATCCGGAACGCTGGGAGCGGCTGGTGAAGGCCTGGCTCCGCCAACAGCTTGCGCCGCGCCTCAATCCCGGGTCCAGGCCCGGCCCGGGATCAGCGGCCCAACACACTGCAATGGGGGCATGA
- a CDS encoding succinic semialdehyde dehydrogenase, whose product MAKKEGTGALVERGRLLAADLSRLVAAPAGRPTQASHAPFDGTLVGEVPACTTDDVDAAVDLARVAQQRWAGLPVAERRAVIRRFRELLLDREQDILDLVQAESGKARLSAFEEFADVVLAANYYERNAERYLGPRRRKGAAPVLTRTTEYRVPKGVVGVISPWNYPLTLAVSDALPALLAGNGIVLKPDSQTPFTALLMLKLLREAGLPADLFQIVTGPGTAIGPALIARVDFLMFTGSSQTGKTVARQCGERLIGFSAELGGKNPMLVLADADVAKAARGAVHACFSNSGQLCVSIERIYVHADVHDSFLAAFTSEVKAIRMGPGPDWDFGMGSLISAAQVERVDRHVQDAVAKGAQILTGGRRRPDLGPLFYEPTVLAGVTPGMLLAREETFGPVVAVYRAADDDEAVALANDSDFGLNGSVWSARHGEEVARRLLTGTVNVNEGYAATWASHDAPIGGMKDSGAGRRHGREGILKYTEPQTIAVQRLLRVAPAAGMSNRTYARIMKGAVTLMSRFPRSR is encoded by the coding sequence ATGGCGAAAAAAGAGGGGACCGGGGCGTTGGTTGAGCGGGGACGGCTCCTGGCCGCGGATCTTTCCCGACTGGTAGCGGCACCGGCAGGCAGGCCAACACAGGCTTCCCACGCCCCCTTCGACGGCACGCTGGTGGGCGAAGTGCCCGCCTGCACCACGGACGACGTCGATGCCGCGGTTGACCTCGCACGCGTGGCCCAGCAGCGTTGGGCCGGGCTCCCGGTGGCTGAACGCCGGGCCGTGATCCGCCGCTTCCGTGAACTGCTGCTGGACCGGGAACAGGACATCCTGGACCTGGTGCAGGCGGAAAGCGGCAAGGCCCGGCTGAGTGCCTTCGAGGAGTTTGCGGACGTTGTGCTGGCGGCAAACTATTACGAGCGCAACGCCGAGCGGTACCTGGGGCCGCGCCGCCGGAAGGGCGCCGCCCCCGTCCTGACCCGCACCACCGAATACCGCGTGCCCAAGGGAGTGGTGGGGGTCATCAGCCCCTGGAACTATCCCCTGACCCTCGCAGTCTCCGACGCCCTCCCAGCGCTTTTGGCCGGAAACGGGATCGTGCTAAAGCCGGATTCCCAGACGCCCTTCACTGCCCTGCTGATGCTCAAACTGCTCCGGGAAGCCGGCCTGCCCGCGGACCTGTTCCAGATCGTTACCGGGCCCGGCACGGCGATCGGTCCTGCCTTGATCGCGCGCGTGGACTTCCTGATGTTCACCGGATCCTCCCAGACGGGCAAGACCGTGGCCAGGCAATGCGGTGAGCGGCTGATCGGCTTCTCCGCCGAACTTGGCGGCAAGAACCCCATGCTGGTGCTGGCTGATGCGGATGTGGCCAAAGCCGCCCGCGGCGCGGTGCACGCCTGTTTTTCGAACTCCGGCCAGCTGTGCGTGAGCATTGAACGGATCTACGTCCACGCTGACGTGCATGACAGTTTCCTGGCAGCCTTCACGTCCGAGGTGAAGGCGATCCGGATGGGGCCGGGACCGGACTGGGACTTCGGCATGGGGTCACTCATCAGTGCGGCACAGGTGGAGCGGGTGGACCGCCACGTCCAGGATGCAGTTGCCAAAGGGGCGCAAATTCTCACCGGCGGACGGCGGAGGCCGGACCTGGGGCCATTGTTCTATGAACCCACCGTCCTGGCAGGAGTCACCCCGGGCATGCTGCTGGCCCGGGAGGAGACGTTTGGACCCGTGGTGGCCGTCTACCGGGCAGCGGACGACGACGAAGCCGTGGCACTGGCCAACGATTCCGACTTTGGGCTGAACGGCAGCGTCTGGTCCGCCCGCCATGGAGAGGAGGTGGCCCGCAGGCTTCTGACCGGCACCGTCAACGTCAACGAAGGCTACGCTGCCACGTGGGCCTCCCATGACGCGCCGATTGGCGGGATGAAGGACTCCGGCGCCGGACGCCGCCACGGCCGGGAAGGAATCCTGAAGTACACCGAGCCGCAGACCATTGCCGTGCAGCGGCTGCTCCGGGTGGCGCCCGCAGCCGGCATGTCCAACCGGACGTATGCGCGGATCATGAAGGGTGCCGTCACCCTGATGAGCCGCTTCCCCCGAAGCCGGTAG
- a CDS encoding SDR family oxidoreductase, whose product MAKGTPLSGATLLITGGGSGLGRRMALGAARRGSRVVIWDVNAEAGAAVCGEIRAAGGTAEAQAVDVTDREAVAAAAAAAGPVDVLINNAGVVSGQPLLDATDEAIERTMKVNVMALYWVTRAFLAGMASRRHGTVVTVASAAALVGVARQTDYSASKFAAFGFNESLRAEVRAAKLGINTLVVCPYYIDTGMFDGVQTRWPMLLPILQEEDVATKVLDAIEAGRRKLVLPPLVNLLPVLRILPVGLFDRLMDVLGVNQTMDHFTGRAR is encoded by the coding sequence ATGGCCAAAGGAACCCCACTTTCCGGCGCAACGCTGTTGATTACGGGAGGTGGAAGCGGGCTGGGCCGGCGCATGGCGCTGGGAGCGGCCCGGCGCGGGAGCCGGGTGGTCATTTGGGATGTGAATGCTGAAGCCGGTGCAGCGGTGTGCGGCGAAATCAGGGCGGCAGGAGGGACAGCCGAGGCCCAGGCCGTGGATGTCACTGACAGGGAAGCGGTGGCTGCTGCCGCCGCCGCGGCCGGCCCCGTGGATGTCCTGATCAACAACGCCGGCGTGGTCAGCGGGCAACCGCTCCTCGATGCCACGGATGAGGCCATCGAGCGGACCATGAAGGTCAACGTCATGGCCCTGTACTGGGTAACACGTGCGTTCCTCGCCGGAATGGCGAGCCGGCGCCATGGAACCGTGGTTACCGTTGCCAGCGCCGCCGCGCTGGTGGGGGTGGCCCGGCAGACCGACTACTCCGCCAGCAAGTTCGCCGCCTTCGGCTTCAACGAGTCGCTCCGCGCCGAGGTCCGTGCCGCCAAACTCGGCATCAACACTCTGGTGGTGTGCCCGTATTACATCGACACCGGGATGTTTGACGGGGTCCAGACCCGCTGGCCCATGCTCCTCCCGATCCTCCAGGAAGAGGATGTGGCAACCAAAGTCCTCGATGCCATCGAGGCCGGCCGCAGGAAGCTGGTCCTGCCGCCCCTGGTGAACCTGCTTCCGGTCCTTCGGATTCTTCCGGTCGGCCTTTTTGACCGGCTGATGGACGTCTTGGGAGTCAACCAGACCATGGACCACTTCACCGGCCGCGCCAGGTAG
- the ybaK gene encoding Cys-tRNA(Pro) deacylase encodes MARNNSSQGTPATAALTAAGVPFVLHPYTHDPSAASYGAEAAEVLGIDPSRVFKTLMVDVEGRLAVGIVPVSGTLDLKAMAAALGAKKAAMADPAAAQRRTGYVLGGISPLGQRQPSPTVLDSSALALDTVLVSGGRRGLDIELAPADLVRLANAVTAPISSLSPGGHRP; translated from the coding sequence ATGGCGCGTAACAACTCCTCCCAGGGAACCCCGGCCACAGCGGCACTCACCGCGGCCGGGGTTCCTTTTGTGCTGCACCCGTACACCCACGATCCCTCCGCGGCGAGCTACGGCGCCGAAGCTGCGGAGGTCCTGGGCATCGATCCGTCGCGCGTCTTCAAGACGTTGATGGTGGACGTCGAGGGCAGGCTCGCCGTGGGCATCGTTCCGGTGAGCGGGACCCTGGACCTGAAGGCCATGGCCGCCGCGCTGGGCGCCAAGAAGGCTGCCATGGCTGATCCCGCCGCAGCCCAGCGCCGCACCGGATACGTCCTGGGCGGCATCTCCCCGCTGGGCCAGCGCCAACCATCCCCCACCGTGCTGGATTCCAGCGCCCTGGCCCTGGACACCGTGCTGGTGTCGGGCGGCAGGCGGGGACTGGACATCGAGCTCGCCCCGGCTGACCTCGTCCGCCTGGCAAACGCCGTCACTGCGCCCATCAGCTCGCTGTCGCCGGGCGGCCACCGCCCGTAG
- a CDS encoding SufE family protein — MTTQALPSALAAIVDDFQALSEPERLQLLLEFSEGLPELPDRLKDHPELLEQVVECQSPLFLTIETEANDAGPASEVRLYFKAPAEAPTTRGFAGVLHEGLDGLSAAEILSVPDDMPELLGLTRAITPLRMRGMTAMLGRIKRKVAAAAQTQA, encoded by the coding sequence ATGACTACACAAGCTTTGCCTTCCGCCCTCGCGGCCATCGTGGACGACTTCCAGGCCCTGTCCGAACCCGAGAGGCTGCAGCTGCTGCTGGAGTTCTCGGAAGGACTGCCGGAGCTCCCCGACCGGCTCAAGGACCACCCTGAGCTCCTTGAGCAGGTGGTGGAGTGCCAGTCGCCGCTGTTCCTCACCATCGAGACAGAGGCCAACGACGCCGGTCCCGCCAGCGAAGTGCGCCTCTACTTCAAGGCGCCCGCCGAGGCTCCCACCACCCGGGGTTTCGCCGGAGTCCTGCACGAGGGCCTGGATGGCTTGTCCGCCGCTGAAATCCTGTCCGTGCCGGATGACATGCCGGAACTGCTGGGACTCACCCGCGCCATCACGCCGCTGCGCATGCGGGGCATGACCGCCATGCTGGGCAGGATCAAGCGCAAGGTGGCCGCCGCGGCCCAGACGCAGGCTTAA
- a CDS encoding sulfurtransferase has protein sequence MPYPVEQNEKFAAYARPERLVSTEWLAAAISNGAVANGELIVVESDEDVLLYETGHIPGAVKIDWHTDLNDEVSRDYVDGAAFAELAASKGISRDSTVVIYGDKSNWWAAYALWVFTLFGHKDVRLLDGGRDKWVAEGRELTRDKPTPARGDYPVVERDDAPIRAFKDDVLAHLGKPLIDVRSPEEYTGQRTHMPAYPEEGALRGGHIPTAASIPWARAAAADGTFRSREELEAIYLGEAGLSEGDDVVAYCRIGERSSHTWFALKYLLGFDSVRNYDGSWTEWGNAVRVPIVKGAERGSVPVAVGA, from the coding sequence ATGCCCTACCCGGTTGAACAGAATGAGAAGTTCGCAGCCTACGCCCGCCCGGAGCGGCTCGTTTCCACCGAGTGGCTCGCGGCCGCCATCAGCAACGGCGCAGTGGCCAACGGCGAGCTCATCGTGGTCGAATCCGACGAGGACGTGCTCCTGTACGAAACCGGCCACATTCCCGGTGCCGTGAAGATCGACTGGCACACGGACCTGAACGACGAAGTGTCCCGCGACTACGTTGACGGCGCCGCCTTCGCAGAACTGGCCGCGTCCAAGGGAATTTCGCGGGACAGCACCGTAGTCATCTACGGCGACAAGTCCAATTGGTGGGCCGCCTACGCTCTCTGGGTGTTCACGCTCTTCGGCCACAAGGACGTCCGGCTGCTCGACGGCGGCCGGGACAAGTGGGTTGCCGAAGGCCGCGAACTGACCAGGGACAAGCCAACGCCTGCCCGCGGCGACTACCCCGTAGTCGAACGCGATGACGCCCCCATCCGGGCCTTCAAGGACGATGTCCTGGCACACCTGGGCAAGCCGCTCATCGACGTCCGCTCCCCCGAGGAATACACCGGCCAGCGCACCCACATGCCGGCTTACCCGGAAGAGGGCGCGCTGCGCGGCGGACACATTCCCACGGCCGCGTCCATCCCGTGGGCCCGCGCCGCCGCCGCCGACGGCACCTTCCGCAGCCGGGAGGAACTGGAGGCCATCTACCTTGGCGAGGCCGGCCTGTCCGAGGGTGATGACGTGGTGGCCTACTGCCGCATCGGCGAACGTTCCAGCCACACCTGGTTCGCCCTTAAGTACCTCCTGGGCTTCGATTCCGTCCGCAACTACGACGGATCCTGGACCGAGTGGGGCAACGCCGTGCGCGTACCCATCGTCAAAGGCGCCGAGCGCGGGTCCGTACCCGTCGCCGTCGGAGCCTGA
- the zapE gene encoding cell division protein ZapE yields the protein MVQIEQLAARTPAVSVDELLKGFYPSPRFGEVSFSSYRPDPKQPSQAAAVRALQGFADGVGSGNGGGLFKKLFGKKDDSRAGIYLDGGFGVGKTHLLASLWHAAPGPKAFGTFVEYTNLVGALSFRKTVDALSSYQLVCIDEFELDDPGDTVLMSRLMRELADAGVKLAATSNTLPGSLGDGRFAAVDFQREIQVLADQFDVIRIDGEDFRHRGLPAAPAPLRNSELSAHMKAEFDGKTVAQDEFSTLIHHLAGVHPSRYRQLIAGIDGVVWRNVETITEQAVALRFVVLADRLYDKDVPILASGVPFDKLFTEEMMTGGYMKKYFRAVSRLTALAREGQNHEPS from the coding sequence TTGGTACAGATCGAACAGCTTGCCGCCCGCACCCCGGCAGTTTCGGTGGACGAACTCTTAAAGGGCTTCTACCCATCGCCGCGGTTTGGGGAGGTTTCCTTTTCGAGCTACCGCCCGGACCCCAAGCAGCCCAGCCAGGCCGCCGCCGTACGCGCCCTCCAGGGATTTGCCGACGGCGTGGGGTCGGGCAACGGGGGCGGGCTTTTCAAGAAGCTGTTCGGCAAGAAGGACGATTCCAGGGCAGGCATCTACCTGGACGGCGGCTTCGGCGTGGGCAAGACCCACCTGCTCGCCTCCCTGTGGCACGCCGCCCCGGGACCCAAGGCTTTCGGCACCTTTGTGGAGTACACCAACCTGGTGGGCGCCCTGTCCTTCCGCAAGACAGTAGACGCCTTGAGCAGCTATCAACTGGTCTGCATTGACGAATTCGAACTGGACGATCCGGGCGACACCGTCCTGATGTCCCGGCTCATGCGCGAATTGGCCGACGCCGGCGTCAAGCTTGCCGCCACCTCCAACACCCTGCCGGGTTCCCTGGGCGACGGCCGGTTCGCTGCAGTGGACTTCCAGCGCGAAATCCAGGTCCTGGCAGACCAGTTCGACGTCATCCGCATCGACGGGGAGGACTTCCGGCACCGTGGCCTCCCCGCGGCACCGGCCCCGCTGAGGAACAGCGAGCTCAGTGCCCACATGAAGGCGGAGTTCGATGGCAAGACCGTGGCCCAGGACGAGTTCTCCACGCTCATCCACCACCTCGCCGGCGTGCACCCCAGCCGCTACCGCCAACTGATCGCCGGTATTGACGGCGTGGTGTGGCGCAACGTGGAGACCATCACGGAGCAGGCCGTAGCGCTGCGCTTCGTGGTGCTGGCGGACCGGCTCTACGACAAGGACGTGCCCATCCTGGCCAGCGGCGTTCCGTTCGACAAGCTGTTCACCGAGGAAATGATGACCGGCGGGTACATGAAAAAGTACTTCCGCGCCGTCTCCCGCCTCACCGCGCTGGCCCGCGAAGGCCAGAACCACGAGCCTTCTTAG
- a CDS encoding benzoate/H(+) symporter BenE family transporter, whose amino-acid sequence MPKSPAPSASAPAGLARIDSRPLVAGIVTALVGFTSSFAVVLAGLKAVGADPGQAASGLLALTMAVGLGVLGLAWRSRVPVTLAWSTPGAALLAASGMPDGGWPAAVGAFIAAGLLLALTGLVPALGRVMARIPSSLAQAMLAGVLLQLCLAPFKALGTVPMYVAPVILCWLLMMKFAPRWAVPAALLVALAVIGISLASAGPSADVDPLLPALEWTTPAFSLQALAGIAIPLFVVTMASQNVPGVAVLRSFGYETPWRPAMLVTGAGTVAAAPFGGHAINLAALSAALAAGEEAGADRSRRWVAGFTSGLAYLVLAAFSTALVSVVNQAPAGMLEAVAGLALLGTLASAISAALADPQDRIAPAVTFLMAASGLAFAGIGSAFWALLAGLVVRATLVSRQKPERSGGESGTR is encoded by the coding sequence ATGCCCAAGTCCCCCGCACCCTCAGCCAGCGCACCGGCCGGATTGGCCCGGATCGATTCCCGGCCGCTTGTTGCGGGGATCGTCACCGCCCTTGTGGGCTTCACGTCGTCGTTCGCCGTCGTCCTGGCCGGACTCAAGGCGGTGGGTGCTGATCCCGGCCAGGCCGCATCCGGACTGCTGGCCCTGACGATGGCTGTCGGGCTGGGCGTCCTGGGACTTGCCTGGCGCTCCCGCGTGCCGGTCACGCTTGCTTGGTCCACGCCCGGCGCGGCCCTGCTTGCTGCGTCGGGAATGCCCGACGGCGGGTGGCCGGCCGCCGTCGGGGCCTTCATCGCCGCCGGGCTGCTGCTCGCCCTGACCGGATTGGTGCCGGCGCTCGGCAGGGTGATGGCGAGGATCCCGTCATCCCTGGCCCAGGCGATGCTGGCCGGGGTCCTCTTACAACTCTGCCTGGCCCCTTTCAAGGCGTTAGGCACCGTGCCCATGTACGTAGCGCCGGTGATTCTCTGCTGGCTGCTGATGATGAAATTCGCTCCGCGCTGGGCCGTGCCCGCAGCCCTGCTCGTGGCACTGGCCGTGATCGGTATTTCCCTGGCCTCCGCCGGGCCTTCGGCGGATGTGGACCCCCTGCTGCCGGCACTCGAGTGGACAACGCCCGCTTTCAGCCTGCAGGCCCTGGCAGGGATAGCCATCCCGCTGTTCGTGGTGACCATGGCCTCGCAGAACGTGCCCGGCGTAGCGGTGCTGCGTTCCTTCGGGTATGAAACACCCTGGCGGCCGGCCATGCTGGTCACGGGAGCGGGAACTGTTGCGGCGGCGCCATTTGGCGGCCACGCCATCAACCTCGCGGCGCTGAGCGCGGCGCTGGCCGCCGGCGAGGAAGCCGGCGCGGACCGCAGCAGGCGGTGGGTGGCCGGCTTCACGTCCGGACTGGCCTACCTGGTGCTGGCCGCCTTCTCCACCGCACTGGTCTCCGTGGTGAACCAGGCGCCGGCGGGAATGCTCGAAGCCGTGGCGGGTCTGGCCCTGCTGGGGACCCTGGCCTCGGCCATCTCCGCCGCCCTGGCAGATCCCCAGGACCGCATCGCCCCCGCCGTCACCTTTTTGATGGCAGCTTCGGGCCTGGCCTTTGCCGGCATTGGCTCAGCATTCTGGGCACTCCTGGCCGGCCTGGTGGTCCGTGCAACTCTGGTCAGCCGGCAGAAGCCGGAACGCAGCGGCGGCGAATCGGGAACCCGCTAA
- a CDS encoding antitoxin — protein sequence MGLIDDLKGKAQGLIRGNEQAIKDGITKAGDFVDTRTGGKYAGHVDKIQDGASKLIDKNGTPGQAPAAGQVPPAAPENPVPPVDRAP from the coding sequence GTGGGTTTGATTGACGATCTAAAGGGCAAGGCTCAGGGTCTCATCCGCGGCAACGAGCAGGCCATCAAGGACGGCATCACCAAGGCCGGCGATTTCGTCGACACCAGGACCGGCGGCAAGTACGCAGGCCATGTCGACAAGATCCAGGATGGCGCTTCCAAGCTCATTGACAAGAACGGAACCCCGGGCCAGGCACCTGCCGCCGGGCAGGTTCCCCCGGCAGCTCCTGAAAATCCGGTTCCACCGGTGGACAGGGCTCCGTAA
- a CDS encoding cytochrome, producing MTDPLLAHATEYGRMYARSTSEQFAVPSITTVISQQPHGLDGWFGYMGASSLANDPLLSDCLGSPAKIKQAVNRAAKAAETYRDDAARRGDRVHNYCEQVALRALGRPHTMKEAREALAANGEEAFAVRFDEWWELFRVEPIAPEITVWNDSVGYAGTLDLVARINGRICLIDYKTKGTTRDGLVKPLDDKVVMQLVAGMKAEESLVDAEAGTWEPWKYGENPVLLAVAIGETEVRPVRANPEVLKHHWWKFCALRRVWELNADTISAGTALLPIAPPPLAQARTA from the coding sequence ATGACTGATCCGCTTCTCGCCCACGCCACCGAATACGGCCGGATGTACGCACGGTCAACGTCTGAGCAGTTTGCCGTGCCTTCCATCACCACCGTGATCAGCCAGCAGCCGCATGGCCTCGACGGCTGGTTCGGTTACATGGGTGCCAGCAGCCTGGCCAATGATCCGCTGCTCTCGGACTGCCTGGGGAGCCCGGCCAAGATCAAGCAGGCCGTCAACCGCGCCGCCAAGGCTGCCGAAACCTACCGGGATGATGCGGCCAGGCGGGGGGACCGCGTCCACAACTACTGCGAGCAGGTGGCACTGCGCGCGCTTGGGCGCCCGCACACCATGAAGGAGGCCCGCGAAGCCCTGGCCGCCAACGGCGAGGAAGCTTTCGCGGTCCGCTTCGACGAGTGGTGGGAACTTTTCCGGGTGGAGCCCATCGCGCCTGAGATCACGGTGTGGAACGATTCCGTGGGCTACGCCGGAACCCTGGACCTTGTAGCGCGTATCAATGGACGCATCTGCCTGATCGACTACAAGACCAAGGGCACCACCCGGGACGGGCTGGTCAAGCCCCTGGACGACAAAGTGGTCATGCAGCTGGTGGCGGGGATGAAGGCGGAAGAGAGCCTGGTGGATGCGGAGGCGGGAACCTGGGAGCCCTGGAAGTATGGGGAGAACCCGGTCCTGCTGGCCGTTGCCATCGGCGAGACAGAGGTCCGGCCCGTCCGTGCCAACCCAGAGGTCCTCAAGCACCACTGGTGGAAGTTCTGCGCGCTGCGGCGGGTCTGGGAACTGAACGCTGACACCATCAGTGCCGGCACGGCGCTGCTGCCTATCGCACCGCCGCCGCTGGCCCAGGCCCGCACGGCCTAG
- the def gene encoding peptide deformylase, whose amino-acid sequence MAILNIRIIGDPVLRTVADPVTEFGPELAKLVADMTETMEDVDGAGLAAPQVGVSKRVFTYRIDGVEGHIINPVLENSEDYQPDHVEGCLSIPGLGFPVRRFRSTRVTGVDMHGTPVSIEGEGMLARCFQHENDHLDGILYTDRLEGEDRKAALRSIRNANYDAVTERTTAKRAKSVGSSFGGSSFGGNTTPGSSFGAAG is encoded by the coding sequence ATGGCTATTCTGAATATCCGCATCATCGGCGATCCTGTGCTCCGCACAGTCGCCGATCCTGTGACGGAATTCGGACCCGAGCTGGCCAAACTGGTCGCCGACATGACCGAGACCATGGAAGACGTGGACGGCGCCGGACTTGCCGCCCCGCAGGTCGGCGTCAGCAAGCGCGTTTTCACCTACCGCATTGACGGCGTCGAAGGGCACATCATCAATCCGGTCCTGGAGAACAGCGAGGACTACCAGCCGGACCACGTGGAAGGCTGCCTCTCCATTCCGGGGCTAGGGTTCCCGGTCCGCCGCTTCCGGTCCACGCGGGTCACCGGCGTGGACATGCATGGCACCCCGGTCTCCATCGAAGGGGAGGGCATGCTGGCACGCTGCTTCCAGCATGAGAACGACCACCTGGACGGGATCCTCTACACCGACCGGCTTGAGGGCGAGGACCGGAAGGCTGCGTTGCGGTCCATCCGCAACGCCAATTACGATGCCGTGACCGAGCGCACCACGGCCAAGCGCGCCAAGAGCGTGGGGTCGAGTTTCGGCGGGTCAAGCTTTGGCGGAAACACCACCCCCGGCTCCAGCTTCGGCGCAGCCGGGTGA